One Hydrogenispora ethanolica genomic region harbors:
- a CDS encoding CD3072 family TudS-related putative desulfidase has product MFDDRRSKKLLLVAHCILNQNAKLDACAHYPGAIREAAAALLDAGVGIVQLPCPELLCLGLDREAAPGSRPTVAKEDTRIAARMAEEAPTGACRALAAEILRQLLEYRKHGFAVLGLLGINGSPTCGVETTWADGAEREGPGVFIRQLAAALDREGLAVEMAGIKAREAEAAVAAVHRLLRKERD; this is encoded by the coding sequence ATGTTTGACGATCGGCGCAGTAAGAAACTGTTATTGGTGGCCCATTGCATTTTAAATCAGAATGCCAAGCTGGATGCTTGCGCCCATTATCCGGGCGCGATCCGGGAAGCGGCCGCCGCGTTGCTGGACGCGGGGGTCGGCATTGTCCAGCTGCCCTGCCCGGAACTGCTCTGCCTGGGGCTGGACCGCGAAGCGGCTCCCGGGAGCCGGCCCACCGTGGCGAAGGAGGACACGCGGATCGCCGCGCGGATGGCGGAAGAAGCGCCGACCGGGGCCTGCCGGGCCTTGGCGGCGGAGATCCTCCGCCAGCTCCTCGAGTATCGGAAACACGGTTTCGCGGTTCTCGGCCTCCTGGGGATCAACGGGTCGCCCACTTGCGGGGTGGAAACCACCTGGGCCGACGGGGCGGAACGGGAAGGGCCGGGGGTCTTCATCCGGCAACTGGCCGCGGCACTGGACCGGGAGGGCCTCGCGGTCGAAATGGCGGGCATCAAGGCGCGCGAAGCGGAGGCGGCCGTCGCTGCCGTCCACCGGCTGCTCCGGAAGGAACGGGATTGA